In the genome of Lactuca sativa cultivar Salinas chromosome 3, Lsat_Salinas_v11, whole genome shotgun sequence, the window CTATTATTACGATTAagtttcaaatttattttttattttgagacCCCGTGTAatacgggttataacctagttattattaTATCCGAACAGTAGAAATAAAATAGACAGTAGTTTGACGGGTTTTATAGTCTTATTTatttacatttacatgattatttGAATTCTCCTCGTAAACGAGTGTATATTGTAGTCATGAATTTCTTTCCATTCCATTCTTGGTATTCTTCAACGGGCCATAATCCAGTGTGGACGGATCGGAGGCACAACCTGACTACAAGAAGGCAAATATGACCACTCTACAGTCACCACGTTGTTTGATTTCTCATATTACCTCCTTTAAAAAACACCTTACGCCGTCGTTCAGGAAGGCACTTCCCTCTTCACTCCATTTGCATATTCGCCGCCACTCGACTCCCATGGCCTCTACCGACGCGACAGAGGTTTCGGCCACCGAGAACTCGGAAACAACTTCCGACGTGCTAGTACAGTACGTAGTGCTCCGACGAGATCTGATAGACTCGTGGCCGCTAGGGAGCGTTGTAACACAGGGCTGCCATGCCTCCGTCGCAGCCATCTGGTCACACAAAGATGATCCTCACACCATCGACTACTGCAGTCCCACCAATCTCGATTCAATGCATAAGGTAAGTTCTCTGTTTCACCGATTGTTTTAATTTCATGAATTTTCAATGTTAGGGTTGTGAATGCGTGCTGCTAAATTAATTGAATTATGCACCGTATACATTTGTTGAATCTCGATCTTAATTTTTGGGGAAATTTCATTGCGAGGAAACCTTAATACCAGTTTTTACTTGGTTCCCGTCTGTATtcaattattctattttaaatcaaataattttatGTAGCAGGTTTAATTTTAGTGTACTTATGTCAATTCCATCCTCATCCTAAGAGTAAGAGTTATGATGATGAACATTACCAAATACGTTTGCAAACAAACTAGTTGCGTTAGATTTGAGATCTTTGAACACCATCTTTACTTTGTAGATTCAAAGTTGATAGAGTTTAGTTATCATGATTCGAGAGGGTTGAATTTCAAGATGAAGCTGAAAACTTCTTTCTTGTTGTCTCTGTTAATTCTTAGCTGAATGTCTTTCTTAGTACAAAACAGTGTTGGGGTCCATAACAAGATGAAGGGCTTTAAGTAAAAATGGATTAATTGTTTGTTAATTGGAAAGTTATGATAATGGGATCACCAACAAATATATGCATTCGAATGGTGTAGGTAACGCTTGAGGTGAAAGGAGAAGTCCAGTTAAAGAACTTGTCTGAGAAGCTTAAAAGCAACGACATTGCTCATAAGCTATGGATTGAACAACCGGAGAACACTCCTACATGTCTTGCTTGTAAACCCTACCCCAAATCAGTTGTTTCCTTGTTCTTCAAAAAGCTGAAACTCTGTAAGTGATAGGATTTCATGGTGCCAAATATCTAATGATAAATTTTGTCTTTGTTCCTTTCATTAGTTACCTTTTATGTTATGTACCATAACACCCTAATTGGACAAAAATTACATTTGTGTATGATGTTGAGGATCAATGGTGGCGATGTTGGTGGTGTTGCTGGTGGGACTGGGTTTTTCAACACCACATATGTTTAAGGTCACAAATGTCTAAAACGGAAGTG includes:
- the LOC111884186 gene encoding uncharacterized protein LOC111884186 codes for the protein MTTLQSPRCLISHITSFKKHLTPSFRKALPSSLHLHIRRHSTPMASTDATEVSATENSETTSDVLVQYVVLRRDLIDSWPLGSVVTQGCHASVAAIWSHKDDPHTIDYCSPTNLDSMHKVTLEVKGEVQLKNLSEKLKSNDIAHKLWIEQPENTPTCLACKPYPKSVVSLFFKKLKLCK